AAGATGTCTGAGGAAGAGGTTTTGCTATATGAAAAGGACGTAAATAACTTTTATAATAGAATAAAAGATAAGGTAAAGATTTTTCTTGTGACATTTGGCGAAAAAGGTAGTATGGTTTTCTTTAAGGAGAAGTCATATTTTGTTGATACAATAAAAGTTGATGTGGTTGACACAACAGGATGTGGAGACTGCTTTGTCGGCATGGTTTTGTACGAAATTTCAAAGTTTTTGCCAGTTGAAAATCTTTCAGAAGATGAAATTATTAAAATTGTAAGAAAGGCAAACATAGCAGGGGCTCTCTGTGCAACCAAAAAAGGTGCTATTCCTGCAATTCCTGAGTACACTCAAGTTTTAGAAAGGCTTTGAAGTTCAAAAAGCCCTTTATTAAAAAATTTTTTGGGGGAAAGAATTATGAGAGCAATAATAACGGTTGTGGGTAAAGATAAAGTTGGCATAATTGCGGCAATCTCGAGCTTACTTGCCCAGAACAATGTAAATATTCTTGATATAAGCCAGACAATTATGCAGGGATTTTTTACAATGATAATGCTTGTTGACCTTCAAGATTGCAAATTGAAGTTTTCTGAACTGAAAGATCTTCTCATAAAAAAAGGGCAGGAAATAGGCGTTGATGTAAATATGCAGCACGAAGACCTTTTCAATAGCATAAACAGGATATAGTAATTTTACTTTTTTGAGGAGATGAAAGCAGAAAGTTTACATCGCAGGAGATAATTGAAACCATCAATATGGTGAAGCAAAGCAATTTAGATATTCGAACAATCACAGTGGGGATAAGCCTTTTTGATTGTAGCTCTGACATTCCCCAAAGGTTTATTGATAACATGAGAAAAAAGATTATAAAATATGCGGGGAATCTCAAAAATGTGGCAAATGAGATTGAGGATATGTTTGGACTTCCAATTGTCAACAGAAGGGTTGCGCTAACACCTATTTCTCTTTTGACCTTTTCTTATTCATATGAAGACCTCATAAAGGTTGCAACTGCCATTGATGATATTGCCAAAGAACTTGAGGTTGACCTGATAGGTGGTTACTCTGCTGCTGTTCACAAAAACTATGATGAAAATACAAGGAAATTTATATCTTCTATCCCAGATGCGTTGGCATCAACAGATAGACTATGTTCTTCGGTTGATGTTGGGACAACAAGGTCGGGTATTAACCTTGATGTGATTGCCCATCTTGGGTTTATAATAAAAGAGATTGCACAAAAAACTAAAGACAAAGACAGTTTCGGATGTGCAAGGTTTGTTGTGTTTGCAAACGCACCAGATGACAATCCATTTATGGCAGGTGCGTTTCATGGGACAGGCGAGGGAGATTGCAGCATCAATGTTGGAATCTCAGGCCCTGGTGTTGTGAAAAGAGCATTGGAAGAGAAGAAAGACGCTTCAATTGATGAGATTTATGAGACAATAAAAAAGATGGCATTTAAAATAACAAGGGCCGGTCAGCTTGTTTTGCAGTATGCTTGCAAGAAACTTGGTATTCCTGCAGGGATTGTAGATTTGTCTCTTGCGCCAACTCCGAAGGTAGGTGACAGTATTGCGGAGATACTTGAAGAAATTGGGATAGATAAGGTTGGAGGGTATGGAACAACATTTGCTTTAGCAATTTTAAATGATGCAGTTAAAAAAGGCGGTGCAATGGCTGCAACATTTACAGGGGGTTTATCTGGTGCGTTTATTCCTGTCTCAGAAGACAGTGGAATGGTA
The Caldicellulosiruptor morganii DNA segment above includes these coding regions:
- a CDS encoding ACT domain-containing protein — protein: MRAIITVVGKDKVGIIAAISSLLAQNNVNILDISQTIMQGFFTMIMLVDLQDCKLKFSELKDLLIKKGQEIGVDVNMQHEDLFNSINRI